The Crassostrea angulata isolate pt1a10 chromosome 1, ASM2561291v2, whole genome shotgun sequence nucleotide sequence catgcagaacctgctctgtgatgaacataatattttcacacctctatattttgaataagaatatgaccgtgcttagaatcgctcaagactaacttgtcagtaaactatatatggctctatcatatttagtttggcaaaatcatcagtacatgtaaataaaatatagttaaagacaaaatctgatacatatgtctcattaaaacttgtaaaatttcattagacatttgtaaacaaaaggtcggccattttttttttttggttaatcacgtgttacaaatacaattgtaacaaacacacgccaatactttgtcgtatttaaccaggtaatactgactccgacagttcttattcaaaataaatatacatgtaaaaagtatactattcggtaaaaaatgataattttgattaaacattatttattttaaactatcccaagatgcacttttccaagatttagcgggttctgattggtcagtattggcgcactttatgattccgagcgaaggttaaaatggacaagaaggtgctgttgtaaaatggagaattgagAAGCATTAATAGCCTCTACAACAAGGAGACAATGCAGGAACGAAGAACTCATGTCAAGGTAACGTAATTCACAGTATAGATACtcccaataacattttcaaggctctaatttatctctcatttgtaaacgagatctcgcgccatcaaatcaagatggcgtcattttttcaaacttggttcggcgttttgatttttattaccgtatctcttttaaatatacgttttgaccaagttaaccattaaccaactttatatgcatgataatcaagattatccaaggtatacacatatataattatataaacgtccCTAATATATGAATGCTTGGTTGGTAAACAAGACGAACAATGTATATTTcgcacattatacaatttacaaactctaaatgtaacgaaaaaaaattattaattaaatccggaaaatgaaatctttcacgtttttctttttcagcattgacagcatacaaagtcaatgtttccggtgattagttgcatcctctgttcggtgattcgggtgaatgttttgaccagctggacgatgtgaacgcaaggtattgctttgaaattgattattttcaccaataacttatacatgtgttggatgtttataatttactgtagtaatttttgggaaatccaggtctaagttcttgaaaaggaggtagatggggggggggggggggggtgaaacaaacttattgttgataagtttttccattgttcaacaaacaataattgaatcaaaatgaaaataacatagcttcaaacataaaatgaaacattttagaccagATACTATTGTAGTCATTATATTacatagtttaaacagcaactggcaactgcatatagtagcttctgtattcagaattttattcagaatgcttttattacatgttaggctgaatgacttatgtttattgtttaaaaatctaaatgaaactttatcattcatgtttaagataaatagaacagacaTGAAGTACAGCCCAGTGAATGGAACAAGTTCATtgcaagaagaagaattttaatgctaccactgtccagaactactaagtctgctgtagccatgatgtgatcatatgagtgcttcaccggtctggacaatgctcgaaagtcccccaaaaaggcctatttccataaactacgactcgggttacatcaacaacagccaaggacactccttattgattcgaatggacacatctctacgacccgactaaacctctgcagaacaagactttttaactgtaaagtattctcatttcaaaaaacctataaactataaaagtacttttttttatatgatcaaaaaccagtatattacaatgtctgtctgtaagctagaatcttagaaaatcacatggttttgacttattaaatgattgattagaccttgcagatattaactttcattttcttaaataatttgttatatttgcaaatattgcataaaatattagactccatgtaacatatatcctcacacctccaagttgataagtgttaactacttttttttccattttctttgtttaaacatttattgataacttagtttttatttgcagcaatatatgaaaaattaagaaaccaatcttaaatgtaaaaacactgcattaggagatgaatgcatgggtcatagaaatgataaaatacaccaaacaatattcaattatgtcgtatatgaaaatatataaagacaacaaataccccatgtattacaatttttatataacaaaattacttggatggaaagttgtttccatgtgggttttattttaatctgtgttatgtaactaatatataattggaattagcttttatatcataagtaaagtgctggtattgatgagaattgtaaggtgaatgatctgtgtgatactttgtattttatacattcatgctacaaaaagcaagtacatgtacatgtagtaatacttgtcgtatataaacaatgtatattttacttcatgtcttggatttaaaaatattaatgtaggtaaagtagtgaaatgtaggaaggtaaacctgctccattgttagctttttattggccaacaagcttttcatatctccctatgggtcatctattaaatactgacaggcttatgatattaaaatctgatcagttggtacatcatgggtggaaatgaaaagttcactttggacttaatggattatcaaaaaaatgatataaaatcctgttctattgtaaaacattagattatattactaacaaagaaaaggtttatcccaacttgtaagtgggtcactttgacctcattttggaatttattgacatattcaaatcaaatctggctcatacctctatagtcaactactatcttgtagtgtattttttcaaaaatattttatggtgtacatattcattgtagttcaaaacaaattgagacaagtgtatcatgttcatgtaacagtgaagttttctttgtttattcatgtacgtgcagttattttgtaaattgcattcatatttttaaaaaagtaagatctttgttgcatttttaaagggagatttgataggcatttaatcgagatgaaaagaaaatacaaatgtaaagatttctatgggagttttttttcttgtgcaattttatcatttttaaataaaagtccctaataagggaattgctatatggatgtttctccattattgtatcttggctgtattttatttattattggaaacaatttcagatttttgaacaaaataaattaggaactgtttgaaattgttttgtttttacataaagtagaaaccttgctcagcttttgtgaaagcaaaaatataaaaagtttcagtaagtttcagttgcggaaaccctttgtaaacaatatgtttcccaattgtatatggaggttgaaactatgcagaaacttcaagtttcagtaagtttccgtcgcggaaaccatttgtaaacaatatgtatcccaaacgtatatggagattgaaactatgcagaaacttcaagtttcagtaagtttccgttgcggaaaccatttggattcatggacagcctaagtttcagcactgcggaaacttaatgaaacttgaagtttccgtgctgaaacctgtcggaaacttaaagtaaccttaagtttccgcagagtttccaaagggtttccgcagcgctgaaaccagatatttcatccagtgCATCTAATCTTTATTTAAGGCATGATCCCGACTAATCTGGTGCAGTAACTGAGTATTTCcacatttactacatgtatataccttaaTTGACACATTAGAATAGTGTTTTCTGTTATCAAAccaattcttaaaaagaaaatagttaTAACACTATTACATTGACAACTTGCAATCATGCTTCCGcctatcagtactttcagtactttgattgttatTGTCCTCGAGCTAGAACTGTATCGCCCTCAGGGTTGATATTTCCGTCTCGCACTTACGATTGAATCGTAAATTCCCCATCACCTCTATTTGTTCAAGTCAAGTTTGTGAAATACTGATTAAAACGCCACTCATAAACATTTGATATCATTATGTATGCCGACaagtatttgttttatgatgaaaatcgaataaatatcatttctaaaaaaGTACAAAGGGTAGTAACAGAAACAACGTTTGGATTATGGCGGATAGAGAAGAATGAATCACGATGCTACATCTTAAAATGAAAACCGGagtttaaattgtaaaaatgaacgGTTAAAAGAATGGACAAGCTTATAAACGTAACAAAACTTGCTAAACAATGTAGAATTCCAGGAAAACGTATAAGAAAATTCAATAAAGGAACATGACACATTACGAAGTTGCATACGATTAGAAGAATCTCTTGCTCCGGCGAACGGCGCTCTTCTTCGGAATGagtatatatatactagtactaAGGCCCGTAAATTATTCAATGCTCTTCATGTTTCTAACGGTGTATAGTTGTGTAATAATAAGGCGACAACTTATACgttatatctaatttattaGACGAAGAAGCAGCGGCATTTTGCATCAATACAGTGCCATCTTCCGTTACGTCCAAAGATATGACAGGTTCCAGAGCAGTCGGAAGCAGTAGTACATGCTGAAATCATCAGAGATATGTTGTAAAACATGCCATCGTATTCTAAACTTAAATTGATTGACGTTTTATTccactaaaattttaaaaaatggttgtTCCCGGTCGACCGACCATTGACTCTACATGTAACTGCTGATCAGTCGATAAAAATTTTTTGttcccccctcccctccccctcccctcccGAACTAACGTTGGACATACCCCTCTCATCGTACACTGATCTAAGTCTTTCCTAAGATAAACTGAACTGTTTCTCCAAAACTAACAAAACTTAATTCCCATGCACTGAAAAAATACCTTCCTACTAAAGAACGTTTTATCATTTGGTGATAgttaaaagatttaaattaatttttacagcGAAGTACATAGAAGTGTTTAATAGGCATTTAACGTAATGtttttgactgacctttgtccaatcagatcgtagaaTGCGGAGTTGAGACATTACCGTTCGTGGCctaatttgagagagagagagagagagagagagagagagagagagagagagagagagagagagagagagagagagagagagattccctggttaaagaatttcaaaactcttcaaagtttcataaatttatatgaTATACCATACTTTGATTTGTCACTTTATAACTATTGATAGATAGTTTGCTCATCTGCGTAATCTATAATTTACTCCATTAACcagttaactctctctctctctctctctctctctctctctctctctctctcattcaagtcacgagcggcaatgtctcaactccgcccagctacgatttgattggacaaaggtcagtcaaaacactACATAAAAACTTTTCTTGAGTTAACCCCTATTAAACGCTTCGATGTACTTCGCTATATTTGATTTGTAGTATGAAATGCCTCACTGCttaaattcaaaaatacatgtaaagctACTAACACTAGTTCTAAATCTTTGATTGGTAAACATaatcattattttgatgaaaagTCTTTTttgcgtacatgtatatatcttgtGATgacttttgatttatattatcaattttgtcTGGTTATGatccaaaaaaaatatgaacagtTACTAGAAATAGAAAACAACCAGAAACgaatattttaaatagttcTGACCCTCAAAAATTACACTTTTAAAACTGTGAAAACATTCTAATAAGCTTAAAAATTGATGTCACTGCATTTTCtcatatttgcatgatttttttgtagatCTGTAGTTAAGATAGCTTACAGGTGGAGTGATTGACGCATGTGCACTGGCCACGATGGCACTCCAAATCATGGGCTGCGTCACACTTGGTATTCTGACAATCGGCAGTGGCCGAACATGTTTCAGCACATGTATAGTCTGAAAaaaatcatcatcattatcatcttTACGATCATCAGtttaattgggttttttttattccaattaTGGACATTAAAGGTATCTTCTGTAAGGCGTACATGCACGGACTAAGAACGTTTGATTCACATACAGATACTATTGTGTTAgtcaaaattaatcattttagaTAAGACCCCAGTATACGAAAACAAGTAATTGTcattgaaaaattgattttttaaaaatcttttaaatttttgtgattttgaaCAAGACACGACTTTTTATACATAACGTTAATACACTGCGCAAAAGGGAAAATAGAGCAACATACAGGTATGTctttgaaaagtatgcatacaagaacaggacaaggcctttttcataactcagaacagctgtcgaactgcgcaggtacagacttattttgaggatttaaaattctgaaaaaatatgaagggggttcattggtgtctTTACgtatacttttcaaacaaaatgacgtaggacttcatatttattgctttgatatcttttggcaacattttttggccagtttcggaCAGAAACAAGTCAGTTCAAGAAAGGTTTTCATTCTTTTTCTCAAATGTGCAAGATATTTACCGTTTTTAAGTCGGACATTCGTTttgttgacaaatggattaacCACGTACAATTAATAAACAAAGGTACTTACAACttgtaaaacaaataatttttgatcagGCAAAACCAGATATTTTTGCAgatgttgaaaatttaaaaaaaaaagttctttctataaatatctaATCGATGGAATAAATCTTcaatactgtttaaaaaaaatatattcctgtaaattacagaaatatataactaaattaCGAGTATCGTCACATCGCCTGGCTATTGAAACTGGTAGATATAGTAACACAAATAGAGAAATTAGATTTTGTCCACATTGCCAAACTAGTGTTgaagatgaatttcattttttatttgtttgtcatTTGTAAAGAACATTGCGCTAATTATACATGAAAGAACATTATTATAAGGAACATtctatgtttaaattaattcaactttTTAACACTGAAAATGTTTAAGATCTCTGTAATCTTGGTAAATCCATTTCAAAAAGTATACTATTAAGAGACGACTGTAATACataattgttaatttaaaaaaaaaatctcaacctGTATGTATAGAAGTACGTGTATATGTTATTCTTTGTACGTGCACAAGATCTCCTTTAAATACACTACCAACTCATGTTATTCCGATAAGTTTTACACTTATCAGCATAACATGAGGTGGTAGTTTAAAGaccttaaagaaataaagaattgaattgaaaagtctttgaacaatttgatataaaaagtaTCTGTTCTAATTATCAGGATTAAAATACTACCTGATTTACATTGAATACATTCAGTTTGTTTATTCGAAGTCCCACTATCTTGAAAATCTCCGACTTTGTCATAAATCACTTTTCGattatttctttatcatttttctGTCGATATTtttgcatcttttttttaactctatAACTTGTAATCCTGAGATATTGcaaattactttttaattatttgtgtaTCACtgatatttagtttaaatatagGTTTATCTATCCTGACTTCTTATCTGTAAATGCCACTACCTCCTGAGCACCTGGCCAGAAATATAGGAGTCTTAGGTTTGATTTCAGATTCATCCTcttgttttcattatataattGCCATTATACATAGGCAATTTCGCCACATGTGATTCTGGTATGAAGTGCTTTTCATATCAGAATGATATAACATCAGAAATAATAtcagaatgaaataaaaattgattcatATAAGAATTATATAATCCCTATATCATATAATTCTAATATGATTTCAATTATATGATAATCATTTCATATCAGAAATAtcataatatttacatctatcaagtattatttcctctatttcttacggaaacttatagttaattcatagctctatagaaatctacacgccccatttatcgattggtcgaaatctacagcagcTGAAAATGAcgagaaagtgacaggactgatagacatgccctgtttatcgattggtcgaaacctacagcgacctaagaaaaatcacggactgcacgaaataatcatgacgatgtcagactcaaagtcttaCAAGAGACGATTTggttgtttcttttagctaacgtacagtacttacatgtatatatttacatctgctAAATATTATTTCcgctatttcttacggaaacatatagttaattcatagccctatagaaacagccagactgaaatctacacgccccgtttatcgattggtcgaaatctacaacggctgaaactgacaagatacTGACAGGAATAAAAtggacacgccctgtttatcgattggtcgaagccACCAGCAATCtgagaaaaatcacggactgcacaaaataatcatgaagatatcagactcaaagtctcacaggagatgatttggctgtttcttttagctaacgtacttatgtacattaacagtaatttagtgaattttactatcttttcataatcaatttataaattagttaaatgaaagatgctaatataaataataaaatgctttctttgatgattcatgcgggttatgaaggtagcgatcattgcagaaaaaaattacatatattttttctgcaatgtcgctaccttcatatcccgaatgaattccaaagaaagcattttattgtttaagtacaTTGACAGTAATTTACTagtagtgaattttactaacttttcataatcaatttattaagatagttaaaagaaagatgttaatataaacaataaagtgatttctttgatgattcatgcgggttatgaaggtagtgatcattgcaaaaaaaaatattacgtaACCTCTTTctcgggttatgtatttttaaattctgcaatgtcgctaccttcatatccctaatgaatcaccaaagaaagcattttattgtttaaatataatcaTATCACGTGTGATTTATATCAAAGTATTTCCAAAggaaatgtatgaaaataatttttagataCCTTAAAATAGAGTTGCTCGAAATTTGATAAATACGATATATTTGTATACGAACATTGCAGTTTTGACATATCTAAAAAAACCGTCATCTGAATATACATATAAGattgtaaaatattacattcCAGAATATGAttcttaacaaaacaaaaaaaccactTACGAACAACACACAGAACAGCGAAAAGAATGGCCACCTTCATTGTTGAGACTAGGTAGGGTTGGTACTCTCGCAACCACTGATTATAAACTTATATAGGCCGATACCGTCACGAACGTCATGAAATTTGGTATTTCGAGAGAGTATATAGATAGATAAGAGTGCATGAAAATAGTACAGTGCAATGAAACAGCGTATAATATGTCCTCTTGTCGACAGACAAAAAATCagagtactgaagtactgacgggagttgattttatcgattattatttatcttaaaatcaacgatatgttattttgcttgacaagtagtttataatgtctatttgaattacgcacatttttataatatggattctcggacttttccgacaagaattttgagaaaaaaccCGTATGAATCGTGTTGTGTAatgattaaagatagaattgattccatcaaactatgtataagtaatcgaaatttcaaaaaattgtatggatccaagcaatctAGTCCCGTTCAACCaaatgctcggctgtctctgaTAATCTCCAACAAGCAAGAGCATGTGtacaccaggtcacgtgatagcttgatgacgcgaccgctaaatatagaatgactctctgattgtcggagatttacggagacagccgatggttgaacgagactttattgaacttggcgtatgaatacatacgactgcaaaaatatctaaattgttcgaactatttaacatctgactattttcaaggtattcatgaataagtttcttaaaaaccaatgcttcaagatacattacatcgaatttatcgattattttcaagaactagaTCTTGTCAGCTGTGATAAtctgtgcttaggtccaaacactgtttcactttcggtttgccagagtgactgcataggagagttgattaaaaatcaactcccaattagatgtgaaaatcaattgatataccttgttttattttgaagtttaataaaaaaaataattttaaattgatgtCTCTTGATGTTAAACATACTTGTCTAGTAATGTCTAATTTGTTTACCGGTTGTACCGTATCCCATTTATTGAAGATAACTGCTGCAGTATACTCCATAGCAAGGttgaacatacatgtaggtcacataccacgcaagtagttccattctaaaaatgtatgtattatttcaaaaattcctaggggtactaaatggtcgaatttggttcctttaatggcatggatggaaagaagaaggtttgaaaaaaaatacagacaggaaattttttagaaaaattatctttacaggcgcaatagaaagggtgtaaagaggccaatgtttacacaaattccaaagtgaaagtgaatttttcatggtaggggttattttaggggccatatctcagtcccctctcgattgattttcctgtagtttggatatgctgttggactagtgtcattctataggtatgctgtatttgaactcatttgagccggtgaaatttttaatatgatttatttttgtataaaggaataagaggggaaaataattgtggtctgtgtcctatgTAAGCACCTGTTCCAGCTGTCTTCAGTGAATCCTGATCCCGatcaagatatacatgtattttaacaaatcTAGAGTATATGTATTGTACATACTACATCAAAAAATTTGCAGGGGCTCGTTACAtgtcttttttatcatttaaacaaaaatttcttGTAAGTTCACTTATTTTGCTCGCTGTAGTTTTTCTCTTGGCAGCAGTTTTGATTGCCATTTTCATGGTGAATTGTCCTAGAGATAATCCACCTTCTTTGTTTACCTAATGGGGAAagcataaacattttaattaccGTTAATGTTTACtcatatattaaaatgatgttaaTAAACTAGACACTATTGAATAGTGACCATCTGGAGGAATGGGGCATTATGAAATAGACACATTTTAAAGAACTGTGCTGTGACCTCTGATGTGTTAGTATAGAGACTGTACAATATACAGAATGAATATAACAGATGACGCGCTGTCTGATATTTTCAACTTGCATCTATGCATTACATTGTAGTAGATTgtttcaacaacaacaacaaaatccgTCTAtattagaaatgaaaataaggaaatatggTAGGAAATTACAGCTACATGATACTGACACTG carries:
- the LOC128180649 gene encoding serine protease inhibitor Cvsi-2-like; amino-acid sequence: MKVAILFAVLCVVHYTCAETCSATADCQNTKCDAAHDLECHRGQCTCVNHSTSCTTASDCSGTCHIFGRNGRWHCIDAKCRCFFV